One Candidatus Nitrososphaera evergladensis SR1 genomic window, TATTTCCTTCAAGGTGGAATTGGTCAGCGCTTCGGCTGCATGCTCCATGTGGTGGTTTGCTACTTCCTTGTCTGAAGTATTGTTGCCGGCAAGAGAGGTCTCTACCTTTATCTGCTGCACCATTGTAAGGAATTCTACGTTTTCGCTGCCTTGAAATGTGTGCGCGTACGCCCTGTTAACCGGGCCTAGGGCAATGGCCGATCCAAGGAGGATCACAGAAGCAAAAATGGCCAAAGCCATCAAGATTGTCTTCATGTGAAGAATTCTCTGCCGATTAGATTAAAGCATTGTAGTACACGTGCCGAATTATCAAAACGTTTAGATGTACCATATAGTATGAATTGCTTATAGCTGCATACTGCATAATATTCCGGCAAATACATATGCAAGGTGCGCAAAATTCCCGTAACTGAGTTAAATCATTCTTTTATTCTGCAAGTGCTACCTATCATATGGGATTTGAAAAAAGAAGATTATGGAGAAAAAGGCTTTGACAGCGATATGGTGCTGAAACTACTCTCTGCGATCAACGGGGGTTCTGAGGAAAATCAGCTGGAATCTGCGGCCGGCATTTCAAGCAAGCAATTGAGCCGGTACCTGAAAGAATTTATAAAAGACGGCCTTGTCGGTTACGCTGTTTCTGACGGTAAAACCCTTGTGATAACTGAAAAGGGGTCTAGGTTCCTGATATCGTACGAGCGCGTTGCTGCATCACAGGCTGAACACGAGTCTCCCAAAGGACTCCTTGACCTCAAATGACTTTTTCCTGCATGATTGTTGCGCACATACATATATACCGACTAACGCAAACAGCAAAAAGGGCCCGCCGTATCTTCTCGCATATGGGACGGGCATGAATTTTTTTACTTTCGTCTTATGCCTAGCGCCAGCATCCATCCTCCCAGCGTAAAAATCACGATTGGGAGCATCGACGTCAGGTATAGATCGCCGCCGCTTGTCAGGCCGCAATTGTCAAGGCAGTCTGGAGTGGTGGGTTGCAAACTCACGTACAAAAACAGCAAAACCCCTGCTGCTATTATGCCTCCGCCCAGTGCGACAAGCTTTGCCTTCATTTCCTTTCTTTCTCTCTGCATCCTGTTGTATGACGGCTTATTTATCGCCTTGGCTTTTTTGAGTAACAATGTTACACGTGGTATAAGAGCGCGTATTGTGGATATTATACGTCGGTGACAGGGTTGAAAAGAGCTTATGCAAAGTGGCTGCAATACGCCGGAATAGGCGCTGGCATATCTCTGGCAGGAGGTCTAGTCCTGCATGTTCCTCTCTTGCAGATAGTCGTGTCTATGGCGCTGACGGCCGGCCTTGTTTTCAGCGGCTTTGCAATGCAGTCGGCGGGTCGGCCCGAAAAGGCAGTACAACAACAATAACAATAAAAAAAAGTGGCATCCTTGAAATCAATGCGCCTCAACCGTAGTGTGATACAGTGGTCCGTCATACTGTACATCGCGCTTGTAATCCCTGTCAGCCTGTTGCACGAGACAGGACATGCCCTTGTGTGCTCTGCAAGCGGCTTTGACTATTCGCTGTGGATAGACGGCACGGGCGGCCACATGGTCTGTGCCCACACGCCAAGTAATTCAGTTGCGTACGGCGCTATGGGCGGGCTGTTTGGATTGATGGGAAGCGCCGCAATAATCGGGTTCTGGGCTGCTGCAAAAAGGCATCCTGCAGTGCTAGTCGTCGGCCTTGCCTATGCCGTTGATCAGGCAGCCAAGCTGATCCTCGAAGGATTCTTTACGCCGCTCTACGCGTCCGGCGCAACCGACCTCTTTCTGACTGCCCTGCAACTTGTATCGTGGATAGGCTTGACTATTTACTTTGCAAGGACTCCAAAAATCCAAGCAGTGACAAGCCGTACAAAGTAAAACAGCGTGCGAGCCGTCTCACGACGTCATGATGTATACACACCTAAGTAGTAGCGATGCATGATGATAACATGATATCAAACTAGATGGCAGAAAACGCGCTGCTTCAATCTCTGCTGTGGGGATTTGTTTCCAGCCTCTCTTTGCTGCTTGGGGCGGTGACCGGACTTACTTTCCGTCTTCCAAGAAAGGTCATTGCAAGCATAATGGCGTTTGGAAGCGGCGTCTTGGTAGTCGCATTGACGTTCTCGCTCTTGGGCGAGGCTTTCCGGTCTTCTCAGGACATCCTGCCTTTGATGGCAGGGTTTGTGGCGGGGGGGTTTGCGTATAATTTTGCCAATCTTCTTCTTGGCAAGGTCACCGGGGTTCCGCGCAGGAGGCGCCCAGACGGAGAAAAGAAGAGCACGGACGCTGCTGCGCCTCCCGGACTTGCGCTTCTGGTGGGCTCTGTCATGGACAACATACCGGAAAACATTGCCCTTGGGATCTCTATCGTGGCGGCCGGGACAGCGAACCCCGTCCTTGCCGTCGCCATCTTTCTTTCCAACTATCCAGAGGCCCTTTCATCTGTGGAGGGGATGAAATCAGACGGAATGAGCAAGAAATTCATACTTGTCAGCTGGTCAGTCGTGGTGGCGGTTGGGACGGTAGCCTCTGCAATAGGCTTTGCCCTGCTTGCCGGCTCAAACCCTGCAGTCATCTCTTTTTTCCTTTCCTTTGCATCCGGCGCAATACTTGTCATGCTTATCGAGTCCATGATACCTGAAGCATTCAGAGAAGGGGGAAGCCAGATCGGGCTGGCGACACTTGCAGGATTTGCCCTTGCGTTTGTCGTCCACCATTTTCTCTGATGACTGTGGTGAAAAACATCAAGATCTCTTGTTCTAAGGGATTCTGGCTTTGCAGAATTCCTTTAGCGCGTCATCCTGCGTCTGTTGTATCACGTTTTTCAGGTTCACGGTTTCTGAATAAAACGGGGGCAGGTTGCGCAGCATGTCTGCCAGCTCAGAGGCGTCCTGCCTTGGGAGAACGTATTCCAGCTGGCCCCTGCTTTCCTTTGGGAGCTTGCCCTCAAAAAACGAGCCCAGAGATCCGACCTCCATCATGCCTGTTGGATCTCTTGCTGGGCCAAAGAAGATTGCTACCTTGCAATATTTTGGATGGGCCAGGTATCGCTTGCCGTTTTTTCCAGCGTCATTTACTAGCGAATGATACTTGCGCATTATGTCAAGCAAGGGTGTCTGCTCTACAGGGTTTGCGCCTCCTGCCAGCAGGATGTTCCCAAAAGGGTCGATGATGCAGGCGGAATTGAACAATCCCGTGTATCTGTGGGATTCTCTTGCCTTGTCCACCAGGACATGCCCAAGCGCAGTGCATGACGCGCCCCGATCCAAAGTGTGCTTCTCAGAGAATGCGTCGGGGTTGTACCGCTTGATTGTTTTCACAACACGCGACAAAGGCTTGCTCTTGGCAAGCGATCTGGGGTTTTCAAGGCTATCTGGCGAAAAAATCCAGTCTTTGTTTATGCTTTTTCTGATCTTGTCCAGGCTGGACCTGAAAGCCTTGGTGGAGCGCTTTTCAAACAGCGGGTCGATCTCGATTCCGGAAAAGATGGAACCTTGCGATCCTGCAAATGCCCTCTTGTTACCTCGCAGGCCAAATGCGGAGAATCTTGCCGCCTTTTCTTGCCGCAGTTCTGCCGGCAGCGTGGTCAAGTCGTTCTGGCCCCAGCAGCTGACGCCACATTCAGAGTCGTCAGAGATCCGGATGACGTTCAGACCAGACCTCAGGATTGCTCCTGTGCACATTATGCACGGGTCAAGGGAGCATATTATGGTCATGTCTGCAGCCAAAGGCAACGATGATTTGGAAAGGTAATACCAGTCCACAAGCTGTTTTTCAACATGCGCAGTAGGGTCGACCACTGTGTCTCGCACTATTACCCTGTTTGGCACCTTTTTCAGCACTTTTCCGGTGCTGTTTTCAATCAAGAGGCCGCCTACTCCAAACGTGCCCCTTGCAGCTGCTTTTTCAGCCTCCTCTGTCGCTATCCCAGCGCACTTTTCAGCAAGCAGGCTAACGCCGCTATCGTTACGGTTCATTTCCTATTGTGCGATGTATAGCTTGCGTGGAAGCTAAAAAACCCTGTATGTAGGTTGACGTTTGGCTCCGAGTGCAAAACACATCATCTTGTTTTCAGGTCCGTCTAGACTCTTCATC contains:
- a CDS encoding winged helix-turn-helix domain-containing protein, whose translation is MKKEDYGEKGFDSDMVLKLLSAINGGSEENQLESAAGISSKQLSRYLKEFIKDGLVGYAVSDGKTLVITEKGSRFLISYERVAASQAEHESPKGLLDLK
- a CDS encoding ZIP family metal transporter, with product MTGLTFRLPRKVIASIMAFGSGVLVVALTFSLLGEAFRSSQDILPLMAGFVAGGFAYNFANLLLGKVTGVPRRRRPDGEKKSTDAAAPPGLALLVGSVMDNIPENIALGISIVAAGTANPVLAVAIFLSNYPEALSSVEGMKSDGMSKKFILVSWSVVVAVGTVASAIGFALLAGSNPAVISFFLSFASGAILVMLIESMIPEAFREGGSQIGLATLAGFALAFVVHHFL